A genomic region of Melopsittacus undulatus isolate bMelUnd1 chromosome 5, bMelUnd1.mat.Z, whole genome shotgun sequence contains the following coding sequences:
- the HMGXB4 gene encoding HMG domain-containing protein 4 isoform X2, which produces MAYDDSKKKEEFLESDRSVDDGLATGRIQREKKRSYKDLRQEEDEIATQDSERSPGTEPHKKKKKHSSDEFCYRGVTPLDLPSKKKKKAVSSPSSADTTMDLLKAITSPLATSSKSSKKTSEKSSYSSSGHSESKKEHPKKKLSGSSGEHSVDDGSFHKSKKMKPLYVNTETLTLREPDGLKMKLILSPKEKSSTADDDSFSYSSAPAASKKSSKKSARDEQGSFLLGHELQSFLKSSRKKHKPPPDSHPPSESFGADTSVYSEDHGSEYEISGMEAPPESGSSSGGELEAGELVIDDSYREIKKKKKSKKSKKKKDKEKHREKKHSKSRKSSGHSSEVTVSPPPPPPSTHYVLPPPPPAVFHSDGQSEKRRKKEDKEKDKAEKWEKEREKEKEREKEKEREKEKEREREKERQREREKERENEREKEREKERERDREKERERDREKPKKKNMSAYQVFCKEYRTNIVSEHPGIDFGELSKKLAEVWKQLPEKDKLIWKQKAQYLQHKQNKAEATTVKRKASSSDGAPKIKASPTGVISPQKKSPTSTVVVPSSPAKAPETEPIDVAAHLQLLGESLSLIGHRLQETEGMVAVSGSLSVLLDSIICALGPLTCLTTQLPELNGCPKHILSMVSLL; this is translated from the exons GACAGCGAGCGTTCTCCAGGGACAGAACCtcacaaaaagaagaaaaagcactcCTCTGATGAGTTCTGCTACAGAG GTGTTACGCCTCTGGATCTACCatcaaagaagaagaaaaaagcagtttctaGCCCGTCCTCAGCTGATACAACCATGGATTTACTCAAGGCTATCACCTCACCTTTGGCCACAAGCTCAAAGTCTTCAAAGAAGACCTCTGAAAAATCATCTTATTCTTCCTCTGGccattctgaaagcaaaaaggagCACCCCAAGAAGAAGCTGAGTGGGAGCAGTGGTGAGCACTCAGTGGATGATGGTAGCTTCCACAAATCTAAAAAAATGAAACCTCTTTATGTGAACACAGAGACACTTACTCTTCGTGAACCTGATGGCTTGAAGATGAAGCTCATCCTTTCACCAAAAGAGAAAAGTAGCACAGCAGATGACGACTCTTTTTCTTACtcttcagcaccagcagcttcaAAGAAATCTTCAAAGAAATCAGCTCGAGATGAGCAAGGCTCATTCCTGCTGGGTCATGAACTGCAGAGCTTTCTGAAGTCATCCCGGAAGAAGCACAAGCCACCTCCAGACTCACATCCACCTTCTGAGAGTTTTGGTGCTGACACCTCTGTTTATTCAGAGGACCATGGGAGCGAGTATGAGATTTCAGGTATGGAGGCTCCACCAGAATCTGGCTCCTCTTCTGGTGGGGAGTTGGAGGCTGGGGAGCTAGTGATAGATGACTCCTACCGGGAAatcaagaagaagaagaagtcaaaaaaaagtaagaaaaaaaaagacaaggagaaacacagagagaagAAGCATTCTAAGTCTAGAAAGAGTTCTGGGCACAGTTCTGAAGTAACAgtatcaccaccaccacctcctcccagTACCCACTATGttcttcctccacctcctcctgctgttTTCCACTCAGATGGTCAAAgtgagaagagaaggaaaaaggaagacaaggagaaagacaaagctgagaaatgggaaaaggaaagagaaaaagaaaaggaaagagaaaaagaaaaggaaagagaaaaagaaaaggaaagagaaagagaaaaggaaagacaaagagaaagagaaaaggaaagagaaaatgaaagagaaaaagaaagagaaaaggaaagagaaagagacagagaaaaagaaagagaaagagacagagaaaaa ccaaagaagaaaaacatgtctGCCTATCAAGTGTTCTGTAAGGAATATCGTACAAATATTGTGTCTGAGCACCCTGGAATAG ATTTTGGAGAGTTAAGTAAAAAACTGGCAGAAGTGTGGAAGCAGCTACCTGAGAAGGATAAATTG ATCTGGAAACAGAAAGCTCAGTATCTCCAACACAAGCAGAATAAAGCAGAGGCTACCACTGTGAAGAGAAAGGCATCATCTTCAGATGGTGCaccaaaaataaaag CTTCTCCAACAGGAGTGATTTCCCCTCAGAAGAAATCCCCCACCAGCACCGTAGTGGTGCCTTCCTCACCAGCCAAAGCCCCTGAGACAGAACCTATTGATGTAGCTGCACACTTACAGTTGCTGGGTGAATCTCTGAGCCTTATTGGACACAGACTGCAAGAAACAGAG GGAATGGTGGCTGTTTCAGGAAGTTTGTCAGTACTTTTAGATTCAATCATCTGTGCTTTGGGCCCATTAACATGTTTGACCACACAACTACCTGAGCTGAATGGCTGCCCAAAGCATATTTTG AGCATGGTCAGCCTGCTTTGA
- the HMGXB4 gene encoding HMG domain-containing protein 4 isoform X3, translating into MDLLKAITSPLATSSKSSKKTSEKSSYSSSGHSESKKEHPKKKLSGSSGEHSVDDGSFHKSKKMKPLYVNTETLTLREPDGLKMKLILSPKEKSSTADDDSFSYSSAPAASKKSSKKSARDEQGSFLLGHELQSFLKSSRKKHKPPPDSHPPSESFGADTSVYSEDHGSEYEISGMEAPPESGSSSGGELEAGELVIDDSYREIKKKKKSKKSKKKKDKEKHREKKHSKSRKSSGHSSEVTVSPPPPPPSTHYVLPPPPPAVFHSDGQSEKRRKKEDKEKDKAEKWEKEREKEKEREKEKEREKEKEREREKERQREREKERENEREKEREKERERDREKERERDREKPKKKNMSAYQVFCKEYRTNIVSEHPGIDFGELSKKLAEVWKQLPEKDKLIWKQKAQYLQHKQNKAEATTVKRKASSSDGAPKIKASPTGVISPQKKSPTSTVVVPSSPAKAPETEPIDVAAHLQLLGESLSLIGHRLQETEGMVAVSGSLSVLLDSIICALGPLTCLTTQLPELNGCPKHILSNTLDNIAYIMPGL; encoded by the exons ATGGATTTACTCAAGGCTATCACCTCACCTTTGGCCACAAGCTCAAAGTCTTCAAAGAAGACCTCTGAAAAATCATCTTATTCTTCCTCTGGccattctgaaagcaaaaaggagCACCCCAAGAAGAAGCTGAGTGGGAGCAGTGGTGAGCACTCAGTGGATGATGGTAGCTTCCACAAATCTAAAAAAATGAAACCTCTTTATGTGAACACAGAGACACTTACTCTTCGTGAACCTGATGGCTTGAAGATGAAGCTCATCCTTTCACCAAAAGAGAAAAGTAGCACAGCAGATGACGACTCTTTTTCTTACtcttcagcaccagcagcttcaAAGAAATCTTCAAAGAAATCAGCTCGAGATGAGCAAGGCTCATTCCTGCTGGGTCATGAACTGCAGAGCTTTCTGAAGTCATCCCGGAAGAAGCACAAGCCACCTCCAGACTCACATCCACCTTCTGAGAGTTTTGGTGCTGACACCTCTGTTTATTCAGAGGACCATGGGAGCGAGTATGAGATTTCAGGTATGGAGGCTCCACCAGAATCTGGCTCCTCTTCTGGTGGGGAGTTGGAGGCTGGGGAGCTAGTGATAGATGACTCCTACCGGGAAatcaagaagaagaagaagtcaaaaaaaagtaagaaaaaaaaagacaaggagaaacacagagagaagAAGCATTCTAAGTCTAGAAAGAGTTCTGGGCACAGTTCTGAAGTAACAgtatcaccaccaccacctcctcccagTACCCACTATGttcttcctccacctcctcctgctgttTTCCACTCAGATGGTCAAAgtgagaagagaaggaaaaaggaagacaaggagaaagacaaagctgagaaatgggaaaaggaaagagaaaaagaaaaggaaagagaaaaagaaaaggaaagagaaaaagaaaaggaaagagaaagagaaaaggaaagacaaagagaaagagaaaaggaaagagaaaatgaaagagaaaaagaaagagaaaaggaaagagaaagagacagagaaaaagaaagagaaagagacagagaaaaa ccaaagaagaaaaacatgtctGCCTATCAAGTGTTCTGTAAGGAATATCGTACAAATATTGTGTCTGAGCACCCTGGAATAG ATTTTGGAGAGTTAAGTAAAAAACTGGCAGAAGTGTGGAAGCAGCTACCTGAGAAGGATAAATTG ATCTGGAAACAGAAAGCTCAGTATCTCCAACACAAGCAGAATAAAGCAGAGGCTACCACTGTGAAGAGAAAGGCATCATCTTCAGATGGTGCaccaaaaataaaag CTTCTCCAACAGGAGTGATTTCCCCTCAGAAGAAATCCCCCACCAGCACCGTAGTGGTGCCTTCCTCACCAGCCAAAGCCCCTGAGACAGAACCTATTGATGTAGCTGCACACTTACAGTTGCTGGGTGAATCTCTGAGCCTTATTGGACACAGACTGCAAGAAACAGAG GGAATGGTGGCTGTTTCAGGAAGTTTGTCAGTACTTTTAGATTCAATCATCTGTGCTTTGGGCCCATTAACATGTTTGACCACACAACTACCTGAGCTGAATGGCTGCCCAAAGCATATTTTG TCAAACACACTAGACAACATCGCCTACATCATGCCTGGACTTTGA
- the HMGXB4 gene encoding HMG domain-containing protein 4 isoform X1, whose amino-acid sequence MAYDDSKKKEEFLESDRSVDDGLATGRIQREKKRSYKDLRQEEDEIATQDSERSPGTEPHKKKKKHSSDEFCYRGVTPLDLPSKKKKKAVSSPSSADTTMDLLKAITSPLATSSKSSKKTSEKSSYSSSGHSESKKEHPKKKLSGSSGEHSVDDGSFHKSKKMKPLYVNTETLTLREPDGLKMKLILSPKEKSSTADDDSFSYSSAPAASKKSSKKSARDEQGSFLLGHELQSFLKSSRKKHKPPPDSHPPSESFGADTSVYSEDHGSEYEISGMEAPPESGSSSGGELEAGELVIDDSYREIKKKKKSKKSKKKKDKEKHREKKHSKSRKSSGHSSEVTVSPPPPPPSTHYVLPPPPPAVFHSDGQSEKRRKKEDKEKDKAEKWEKEREKEKEREKEKEREKEKEREREKERQREREKERENEREKEREKERERDREKERERDREKPKKKNMSAYQVFCKEYRTNIVSEHPGIDFGELSKKLAEVWKQLPEKDKLIWKQKAQYLQHKQNKAEATTVKRKASSSDGAPKIKASPTGVISPQKKSPTSTVVVPSSPAKAPETEPIDVAAHLQLLGESLSLIGHRLQETEGMVAVSGSLSVLLDSIICALGPLTCLTTQLPELNGCPKHILSNTLDNIAYIMPGL is encoded by the exons GACAGCGAGCGTTCTCCAGGGACAGAACCtcacaaaaagaagaaaaagcactcCTCTGATGAGTTCTGCTACAGAG GTGTTACGCCTCTGGATCTACCatcaaagaagaagaaaaaagcagtttctaGCCCGTCCTCAGCTGATACAACCATGGATTTACTCAAGGCTATCACCTCACCTTTGGCCACAAGCTCAAAGTCTTCAAAGAAGACCTCTGAAAAATCATCTTATTCTTCCTCTGGccattctgaaagcaaaaaggagCACCCCAAGAAGAAGCTGAGTGGGAGCAGTGGTGAGCACTCAGTGGATGATGGTAGCTTCCACAAATCTAAAAAAATGAAACCTCTTTATGTGAACACAGAGACACTTACTCTTCGTGAACCTGATGGCTTGAAGATGAAGCTCATCCTTTCACCAAAAGAGAAAAGTAGCACAGCAGATGACGACTCTTTTTCTTACtcttcagcaccagcagcttcaAAGAAATCTTCAAAGAAATCAGCTCGAGATGAGCAAGGCTCATTCCTGCTGGGTCATGAACTGCAGAGCTTTCTGAAGTCATCCCGGAAGAAGCACAAGCCACCTCCAGACTCACATCCACCTTCTGAGAGTTTTGGTGCTGACACCTCTGTTTATTCAGAGGACCATGGGAGCGAGTATGAGATTTCAGGTATGGAGGCTCCACCAGAATCTGGCTCCTCTTCTGGTGGGGAGTTGGAGGCTGGGGAGCTAGTGATAGATGACTCCTACCGGGAAatcaagaagaagaagaagtcaaaaaaaagtaagaaaaaaaaagacaaggagaaacacagagagaagAAGCATTCTAAGTCTAGAAAGAGTTCTGGGCACAGTTCTGAAGTAACAgtatcaccaccaccacctcctcccagTACCCACTATGttcttcctccacctcctcctgctgttTTCCACTCAGATGGTCAAAgtgagaagagaaggaaaaaggaagacaaggagaaagacaaagctgagaaatgggaaaaggaaagagaaaaagaaaaggaaagagaaaaagaaaaggaaagagaaaaagaaaaggaaagagaaagagaaaaggaaagacaaagagaaagagaaaaggaaagagaaaatgaaagagaaaaagaaagagaaaaggaaagagaaagagacagagaaaaagaaagagaaagagacagagaaaaa ccaaagaagaaaaacatgtctGCCTATCAAGTGTTCTGTAAGGAATATCGTACAAATATTGTGTCTGAGCACCCTGGAATAG ATTTTGGAGAGTTAAGTAAAAAACTGGCAGAAGTGTGGAAGCAGCTACCTGAGAAGGATAAATTG ATCTGGAAACAGAAAGCTCAGTATCTCCAACACAAGCAGAATAAAGCAGAGGCTACCACTGTGAAGAGAAAGGCATCATCTTCAGATGGTGCaccaaaaataaaag CTTCTCCAACAGGAGTGATTTCCCCTCAGAAGAAATCCCCCACCAGCACCGTAGTGGTGCCTTCCTCACCAGCCAAAGCCCCTGAGACAGAACCTATTGATGTAGCTGCACACTTACAGTTGCTGGGTGAATCTCTGAGCCTTATTGGACACAGACTGCAAGAAACAGAG GGAATGGTGGCTGTTTCAGGAAGTTTGTCAGTACTTTTAGATTCAATCATCTGTGCTTTGGGCCCATTAACATGTTTGACCACACAACTACCTGAGCTGAATGGCTGCCCAAAGCATATTTTG TCAAACACACTAGACAACATCGCCTACATCATGCCTGGACTTTGA